Proteins encoded in a region of the Triticum dicoccoides isolate Atlit2015 ecotype Zavitan chromosome 3A, WEW_v2.0, whole genome shotgun sequence genome:
- the LOC119269374 gene encoding pentatricopeptide repeat-containing protein At1g09220, mitochondrial-like isoform X2: protein MARFPADLLRQGCAPSHDAAAAHVRGLVALLLRHQAERRPLLQIHAQLVARQVFDRRPTPWHALLKAYSRGPLPQEALSLFRDARRHAADDTYAFVHALGACAALAWPRAGAQLHGLAVRKGFEFHAYVHTALVNAYVVCGCLADARIAFEEMPAKNAVTWNVVITGFAARGEVEYARLLFERMPCRNVVSWTGMIDGYTRSCRSVEAVALFRRMMAEGVDPSEITVLAVVPAVSNIGRILLGEALHGYCEKKGLLVLDIRVGNSLIDLYAKLGSINNSLKIFHEMLGRRNLVSWTSIISGLAMHGLSTEAVELFAEMRRAGIRPNRVTFLSVLNACNHGGLVEQGVLFFRSMVYEYNLTPEIKHFGCIIDMLGRAGRLCEAEQVISGLPMEVNSVVWRTLLGCCSKYGEVEMGKRAMKKILDIERESGGDFVVVSNMLTELGRFSDAERARKLVDERNAVKVPGLALVDESQ, encoded by the coding sequence ATGGCGCGGTTCCCGGCTGACCTCTTGCGGCAGGGCTGCGCGCcctcccacgacgccgccgccgcccacgtccGGGGCCTGGTCGCCCTCCTCCTGAGGCACCAGGCGGAGAGGCGCCCGCTCCTCCAGATCCACGCCCAGCTCGTTGCCCGCCAGGTGTTCGATCGCCGTCCCACGCCCTGGCACGCGCTCCTCAAGGCCTACTCCCGCGGCCCTCTCCCCCAGGAGGCCCTGAGCCTCTTCAGGGACGCGCGCCGGCACGCGGCCGACGACACCTACGCCTTCGTGCACGCCCTCGGGGCCTGCGCGGCCCTGGCGTGGCCGCGGGCCGGCGCGCAGCTGCACGGGCTCGCCGTCCGCAAGGGGTTCGAGTTCCACGCCTACGTGCATACCGCCCTTGTCAACGCATATGTCGTGTGCGGGTGCCTGGCGGATGCTCGGATTGCGTTCGAGGAGATGCCGGCGAAGAATGCGGTTACTTGGAACGTGGTGATCACCGGGTTTGCTGCGCGGGGCGAGGTTGAGTACGCGAGGCTGCTCTTTGAGCGGATGCCCTGTAGGAATGTTGTCTCGTGGACCGGGATGATTGATGGGTACACACGCTCCTGTCGGTCTGTGGAGGCCGTTGCTCTCTTTCGCCGCATGATGGCTGAAGGCGTTGATCCAAGCGAGATAACTGTTTTAGCGGTTGTACCTGCGGTATCAAATATTGGAAGGATTCTTTTGGGCGAGGCCTTGCACGGCTATTGTGAGAAGAAGGGTCTTCTTGTGTTGGATATCCGAGTTGGGAATTCGCTCATAGACTTGTATGCCAAGCTTGGGTCTATAAACAACTCACTGAAGATTTTCCATGAAATGCTGGGTAGGAGAAACTTGGTGTCATGGACATCAATAATTTCAGGGCTTGCAATGCACGGGTTGTCAACTGAGGCAGTTGAACTGTTTGCAGAGATGAGAAGAGCTGGAATCAGGCCTAACAGAGTCACCTTCTTAAGTGTTCTCAATGCTTGCAACCATGGCGGGCTGGTCGAGCAAGGAGTACTGTTTTTCAGAAGCATGGTTTATGAATACAATCTAACTCCAGAGATCAAACATTTTGGTTGTATCATAGACATGCTAGGGAGGGCTGGACGATTATGTGAGGCTGAGCAAGTAATAAGTGGTCTGCCTATGGAGGTTAATTCAGTTGTGTGGAGGACACTGCTGGGTTGTTGCAGTAAGTATGGAGAAGTGGAGATGGGGAAGAGGGCAATGAAGAAAATACTAGACATTGAAAGAGAATCTGGAGGTGATTTTGTGGTGGTATCCAATATGCTTACTGAGCTCGGTAGGTTTAGTGATGCTGAAAGAGCACGAAAGCTAGTAGATGAGAGAAATGCTGTTAAGGTTCCTGGGCTTGCTTTGGTTGATGAGAGTCAGTAA
- the LOC119269375 gene encoding NAC domain-containing protein 68-like translates to MMTAMVKAEPTGAAAGAEGSSGRRDAEAELNLPPGFRFHPTDDELVVHYLCRKVAGQPQPVPIIAEVDLYKFNPWDLPERALFGSREWYFFTPRDRKYPNGSRPNRSAGTGYWKATGADKPVAPRESGGRTVGIKKALVFYSGRAPRGVKTDWIMHEYRIAEADRAPGKKGSLKLDEWVLCRLYNKKNNWEKLKVEQDMAVEAGPNGEVMDALATDAMSDSFQTHDSSEIDSASGLQQHGFMDMAQQQARMVTVKEDSDWFTGLSMDDLQTCYMNMGQMVNPTTMPGQNGSGYLQPMSSPQMMRPMWQTILPPF, encoded by the exons atgatgacgGCAATGGTGAAGGCTGAGccgacgggggcggcggcgggggcggaggGGAGCAGCGGGCGGAGGGACGCGGAGGCGGAGCTCAACCTGCCGCCGGGCTTCCGGTTCCACCCCACGGACGACGAGCTCGTCGTGCACTACCTCTGCAGGAAGGTGGCCGGCCAGCCGCAGCCCGTGCCCATCATCGCCGAGGTCGATCTCTACAAGTTCAACCCCTGGGATCTGCCCG AGAGGGCGCTGTTCGGGAGCAGGGAGTGGTACTTCTTCACGCCGCGCGACCGCAAGTACCCCAACGGCTCGCGCCCCAACCGCTCCGCCGGCACCGGCTACTGGAAGGCCACGGGCGCCGACAAGCCGGTGGCGCCCAGGGAGAGCGGCGGCAGGACGGTCGGCATCAAGAAAGCGCTCGTCTTCTACTCCGGCAGGGCGCCCAGGGGCGTCAAGACCGACTGGATCATGCACGAGTACCGCATCGCCGAAGCCGACCGCGCACCCGGCAAGAAGGGATCCCTCAAG CTGGACGAATGGGTGCTGTGCCGGCTGTACAACAAGAAGAACAACTGGGAGAAGCTCAAGGTGGAGCAGGACATGGCTGTGGAGGCCGGGCCGAACGGGGAGGTCATGGACGCGCTGGCGACCGACGCCATGTCCGACAGCTTCCAGACGCACGACTCCTCCGAGATCGACAGCGCCTCCGGCCTGCAGCAGCATGGTTTCATGGACATGGCGCAGCAGCAGGCGAGGATGGTGACGGTGAAGGAGGACAGCGACTGGTTCACCGGCCTGAGTATGGACGACCTGCAGACTTGTTATATGAACATGGGGCAGATGGTGAACCCAACAACGATGCCTGGGCAGAACGGCAGCGGCTACCTGCAGCCGATGAGCTCGCCGCAGATGATGAGGCCGATGTGGCAAACAATCTTGCCACCATTCTGA
- the LOC119269373 gene encoding zinc finger protein VAR3, chloroplastic-like — MGSASKLLSSLLLTSSPLRLRPSAAAFALILSSRTAASRRQHLLSSPSPLRTLSTSAAAAASPLPYSSSSASSAPPLHAPFPEWSRLVDRLAAAGYAARAPSPADELAVASGSGLSAEAESAVSSCLAFARDRPDLLRSLPTMDVEVVVSNVAPALFKGGEESAQRLQQYLAGEEDNAIQSVRAETVDIVRYLLSYTYSSSNNYLEDKELTDSAVRNILAELVNSSGLAHTSSFVESTVESQPERFSRHPGQNVEMKRGDWICTRCSFMNFARNARCLECNEHRPKKMLTGGEWECPQCEFYNYGRNMSCLRCACKRPATTASAGTGLGGVAELLSGTNAGRSEIERKLAESDEKAERWLSKVSQLDDSADLSSLATDEDFPEIMPMRKGVNKFVVSTRKTPLERRLASAQYSSNNSPQATASDSKISQTLDRILGRSASTSAPNNQSDNGGVNAETPRKLTGHLGDIDPVPFVPLSADLFTKPQNAKSNEQADRDCQINKETGSSTPDIPQASTERKDVDKSLDTAEKWSKKVAELDSVNDLSSAISDEDFPDIMPMRKGENRFVISKKKDRSLTSPQYQRRSVLEQANNSDFVPFVPFPPDYFAKKDAPSESTPDTGIVSESSPSADKLPETNAPSRHLGNNPNTSQVIGPQGSSITSNENWNRNYSQQSSSPGSYTRGGSSSQQYQQQPYEMGDRSTGTPNSGAWNPNYSQGTSTDVRGGSSNYQRQQQPHEGGDRSRETSNTGALNTNHSPGRFNDVRGGSSNYQHQQQPHEAGGRSSGTSNTGAWNTNYSQSHGRFNDGRGGSNNYHHQQQPHEVGDRSSGTSNTGAWNTNYSQSQGRFNDGRGGSSNYQYQTQPHQAGGPSSGSSNTLNTNYSQGSFNEGRDTSTYNQGSYPTQPSYTPGYSDHSNSNAWSSNNNQNWSGSHPDSRVSTTGIGSTNPNQATGYSSYGGGGYTGKSLEGSAVKDPDPLDMSEEAKAERWFRRAAQIKDISELANIPDEDFPEIMPMRKGVNRFVVSKRKTPLERRLTSPQYRRNLPIVSSEPDKDAS; from the exons atgggCAGCGCCTCCAAGCTGCTGTCCTCCCTCTTGCTCACCTCCTCCCCGCTCCGTCTCCggccctccgccgccgccttcgcgCTCATCCTCTCCTCGCGCACCGCGGCATCCCGCCGCCAACACCTGctctcctccccctctcccctccgcACGCTCTCcacctcggccgccgccgccgcctcacccctCCCCTACAGCTCCAGCTCCGCCTCGTCAGCCCCACCGCTCCACGCCCCTTTCCCGGAATGGTCCCGCCTGGTCGACCGCCTCGCGGCCGCCGGCTACGCCGCCCGCGCCCCCTCCCCCGCCGATGAGCTCGCCGTCGCCTCCGGCAGCGGCCTGTCGGCCGAGGCGGAGTCCGCTGTGTCCTCCTGCCTGGCCTTCGCGCGCGACCGGCCCGACCTTCTCAG GTCGCTGCCAACGATGGATGTCGAGGTTGTGGTGTCTAACGTTGCACCGGCCCTGTTCAAGGGAGGTGAGGAATCTGCGCAGCGGCTGCAGCAATACCTTGCGGGTGAAGAGGACAAT GCAATTCAATCAGTCAGAGCGGAAACTGTGGACATTGTTCGGTACTTGTTAAGTTACACATACAGTTCGTCAAACAACTATTTAGAAGACAAAGAACTCACTGATTCAGCTGTCAGAAATATCTTGGCTGAGCTAGTTAATTCTAGTGGACTTGCCCACACCTCCAGTTTCGTGGAGTCAACAGTTGAGAGTCAACCTGAGCGATTCTCTAGGCATCcagggcaaaatgttgagatgaaaCGTGGTGACTGGATTTGCACAAG ATGTAGCTTTATGAACTTTGCAAGAAATGCGAGGTGCCTTGAGTGCAATGAGCATCGGCCAAAGAAGATGTTGACTGGCGGAGAGTGGGAATGCCCTCA GTGTGAATTCTATAATTATGGGAGGAACATGTCATGCTTAAGATGTGCTTGCAAAAGACCAGCGACAACTGCATCTGCTGGTACTGGTTTAGGCGGTGTAGCAGAGCTTCTTAGTGGAACTAATGCTGGTAGATCTGAAATTGAGAGAAAACTCGCTGAAAGCGATGAGAAGGCAGAAAGGTGGTTGAGCAAAGTATCTCAACTTGACGATTCTGCTGATTTAAGTAGTCTGGCAACTGATGAGGATTTTCCTGAGATTATGCCTATGAGGAAGGGAGTCAATAAATTTGTAGTTAGCACACGGAAGACACCATTGGAGAGAAGATTGGCAAGTGCACAGTACAGCAGTAACAATAGCCCTCAAGCAACAGCATCCGACTCCAAGATTAGTCAAACTTTAGACAGGATACTTGGGCGTTCGGCATCTACTTCTGCCCCAAACAATCAGTCTGATAATGGGGGTGTAAATGCTGAGACTCCCAGGAAATTAACAGGCCATCTTGGTGATATCGACCCCGTTCCTTTTGTGCCATTATCTGCTGATCTGTTTACCAAGCCACAGAATGCAAAGAGTAATGAACAGGCAGATAGGGACTGTCAAATAAATAAGGAAACTGGTAGTTCCACACCCGATATCCCACAGGCCTCAACTGAGAGGAAAGATGTTGATAAATCATTAGATACTGCTGAGAAATGGTCCAAGAAAGTCGCAGAACTCGACAGTGTAAATGACCTTTCAAGTGCTATTTCTGATGAAGACTTTCCTGATATTATGCCAATGAGGAAGGGTGAGAACCGGTTTGTTATTAGTAAGAAAAAAGACCGCTCGCTGACATCACCACAGTACCAGAGGCGCAGTGTGCTTGAGCAGGCTAACAATTCCGATTTCGTCCCATTTGTTCCGTTTCCTCCTGATTATTTTGCCAAGAAAGATGCGCCATCGGAGAGTACTCCAGATACGGGAATAGTTTCAGAAAGTTCTCCATCAGCTGATAAGCTGCCAGAAACAAATGCTCCATCAAGACATTTGGGAAATAACCCAAACACCTCACAGGTGATTGGCCCTCAGGGAAGTAGCATCACGAGTAATGAGAACTGGAATAGGAATTACTCTCAGCAGAGCTCGAGTCCAGGTAGTTATACACGTGGTGGAAGCAGCAGCCAGCAGTATCAACAGCAACCTTATGAAATGGGTGATCGATCTACTGGTACACCAAATTCAGGCGCCTGGAACCCAAACTACTCCCAGGGGACGTCTACTGATGTCAGAGGAGGATCTAGCAACTATCAGCGTCAACAGCAACCCCATGAGGGCGGTGATCGATCTCGTGAAACTTCAAATACTGGTGCTTTGAACACAAACCACTCCCCGGGGAGGTTTAATGATGTCAGAGGTGGATCTAGCAACTATCAGCATCAACAGCAACCTCATGAGGCGGGTGGTCGATCTAGTGGAACTTCGAATACTGGTGCTTGGAACACAAACTACTCCCAGTCCCACGGGAGGTTTAATGATGGCAGAGGTGGATCTAACAACTATCATCATCAACAGCAACCTCATGAGGTGGGTGATCGATCTAGTGGAACTTCAAATACTGGTGCTTGGAACACAAACTACTCCCAGTCCCAGGGGAGGTTTAATGATGGCAGGGGTGGATCTAGCAACTATCAGTATCAGACACAACCTCATCAGGCGGGTGGTCCATCCAGTGGCTCTTCGAACACTCTGAACACAAACTACTCTCAGGGGAGCTTCAACGAGGGTCGAGATACATCTACCTACAATCAGGGAAGCTATCCCACACAACCGTCTTATACGCCTGGCTATAGTGATCACAGCAACAGCAATGCTTGGAGCAGCAACAACAACCAAAATTGGAGTGGTTCACATCCTGATAGTAGGGTTTCTACTACTGGCATTGGTTCCACTAACCCTAATCAAGCAACAGGCTACTCAAGCTACGGAGGTGGAGGTTATACTGGAAAGAGCTTAGAAGGCTCTGCTGTGAAGGACCCTGATCCTCTGGACATGTCCGAGGAAGCCAAGGCCGAGAGATGGTTCAGGAGGGCAGCCCAGATCAAGGACATCTCCGAGCTCGCCAACATTCCCGACGAGGACTTCCCTGAGATAATGCCGATGAGGAAGGGTGTGAACAGATTCGTGGTGAGCAAGAGAAAGACGCCGTTGGAGAGGAGGTTAACCTCTCCTCAGTACAGAAGGAACCTACCGATTGTAAGCTCTGAGCCGGACAAAGATGCTAGCTGA
- the LOC119269376 gene encoding 60S ribosomal protein L24 has protein sequence MVLKTELCRFSGQKIYPGKGIRFIRSDSQVFLFANSKCKRYFHNRLKPAKLCWTAMYRKQHKKDIHAEAAKKRRRTTKKPYSRSIVGATLEVIQKKRAEKPEVRDAAREAALREIKERIKKTKDEKKAKKAEVTKSQKSQGGKGAVQKGSKGPKIGGGGGKR, from the exons ATGGTTCTGAA GACCGAGCTCTGCCGTTTTAGCGGCCAGAAGATTTACCCAGGGAAGGGTATCAGGTTCATTCGTTCGGATTCGCAG gtTTTCCTCTTTGCCAACTCAAAATGCAAGCGCTACTTCCACAACCGCCTCAAGCCTGCAAAGCTTTGCTGGACAGCAATGTACAGGAAGCAGCACAAGAAG GACATCCATGCTGAGGCTGCCAAGAAGAGGCGCCGCACCACCAAGAAGCCGTACTCACGGTCGATTGTTGGTGCCACTCTGGAAGTTATCCAGAAGaagagggctgagaagcctgaagtCCGTGATGCTGCCCGAGAAGCCGCTCTCCG TGAGATCAAggagcggatcaagaagaccaaggatgagaagaaggccaagaaggcagAGGTGACCAAGTCCCAGAAGTCACAGGGGGGCAAGGGCGCCGTGCAGAAGGGTTCCAAGGGCCCAAAGATTGGCGGTGGCGGCGGGAAGCGTTGA
- the LOC119269374 gene encoding pentatricopeptide repeat-containing protein At2g22410, mitochondrial-like isoform X1 has protein sequence MREMLLRFLGLLWLMRVSNSEPNHGKKLHAVLRVFVPSLQLSPCIIPNAIRSSYFMEADVLSDMCHTAFPLTDPLFMKKIQFSFSIVMMEAIKKLHGHLIVSGLYNCQYAMSKILRFYAILQPDLALAHKVYGQIEAPTTYLRNIILRGLAQSDAPEDAIAFYKKARGEGMEPDNLTFPFVVKACARISALKEGKQMHNHVLKFGLLSDIFVSNSLIHLYAACGDLCCARSVFHEMLVKDVVSWNSLICGYSQCNRLQEVLKLFRLMHGEGVRADKVTMVKVVSACTRLGDWSMADCLVKYIEDYCIEVDIYLGNTLIDYYGRRGQLQSAEKVFFNMKDRNTVTMNAMITAYSKAGDLVSARRLFEEIPSKDLISWSSMISGYSQASQFSDALELFRQMQRAKVKPDAVVLASVLSACAHLGALDLGKWIHDYVRRHGIEADTILHNSLIDMYAKCGSTKEALQVFRETKEKDTLSWNSIIMGLANNGSEHEALGAFRAMLAEGFRPNEVTFLGVLIACANAELVEEGLGHSRA, from the exons ATGAGAGAAATGCTGTTAAGGTTCCTGGGCTTGCTTTGGTTGATGAGAGTCAGTAATTCAGAACCAAATCAtgggaagaagctccatgcagtttTAAGAGTTTTTGTTCCATCATTACAATTGTCTCCCTGCATTATACCAAATGCGATTAGATCTTCCTACTTTATG GAAGCAGATGTGTTGAGTGACATGTGCCATACTGCATTTCCCCTCACTGATCCACTGTTCATGAAAAAAATCCAGTTTTCTTTCAGCATTGTAATGATGGAAGCCATAAAGAAGCTTCATGGCCATCTCATTGTTTCTGGTCTGTACAATTGCCAATATGCAATGTCTAAGATTCTCAGATTCTATGCTATTCTACAACCAGATTTGGCTCTTGCTCATAAAGTATAtgggcagattgaagcaccaacaaCTTACCTTCGGAATATCATACTCAGGGGGCTTGCTCAAAGCGATGCACCAGAAGATGCAATTGCTTTCTACAAGAAGGCTCGAGGAGAAGGTATGGAGCCGGACAACCTGACGTTCCCATTTGTAGTGAAGGCTTGTGCAAGGATTAGTGCTCTTAAGGAAGGGAAACAGATGCACAACCATGTACTGAAATTCGGGCTTCTTTCGGATATCTTCGTTTCCAATTCGCTGATTCATCTATATGCTGCCTGTGGTGATTTGTGCTGCGCAAGATCTGTTTTCCATGAGATGCTGGTTAAGGATGTGGTGTCCTGGAACTCTTTGATATGTGGATACAGCCAGTGCAATAGATTACAAGAGGTCTTGAAGTTATTCAGGTTGATGCACGGCGAAGGAGTGAGAGCTGATAAGGTCACTATGGTCAAGGTTGTTTCTGCGTGCACTCGTCTAGGAGATTGGAGCATGGCAGATTGCTTGGTCAAGTACATAGAGGATTACTGCATAGAGGTGGATATCTACTTGGGCAATACTTTGATAGATTACTATGGCAGACGTGGGCAGCTGCAATCGGCTGAAAAGGTTTTCTTCAACATGAAGGATAGGAACACCGTGACAATGAACGCAATGATCACCGCATATTCGAAAGCGGGGGATCTGGTCTCGGCAAGAAGGTTATTCGAGGAAATTCCTAGCAAAGATCTGATCTCATGGAGCTCTATGATATCCGGCTATTCACAAGCCAGTCAGTTCTCTGACGCCTTGGAACTCTTCAGGCAGATGCAGAGAGCCAAGGTGAAACCGGACGCGGTCGTGCTCGCGAGTGTACTCTCTGCCTGCGCGCACCTAGGCGCTCTCGATCTCGGCAAGTGGATCCACGACTACGTGAGGCGACACGGCATCGAAGCCGACACCATCCTGCACAATTCTCTGATCGACATGTACGCGAAATGCGGAAGCACCAAGGAGGCGCTGCAGGTCTTCAGAGAAACGAAAGAGAAGGACACCCTGTCATGGAACTCGATCATAATGGGGCTGGCGAACAACGGCTCCGAACACGAAGCCCTGGGCGCCTTCCGCGCCATGCTCGCCGAAGGGTTCAGGCCGAACGAGGTCACCTTCCTCGGTGTGCTGATCGCGTGCGCCAACGCGGAGCTCGTCGAGGAGGGGCTCGGCCACTCGAGAGCATGA